The following coding sequences lie in one Panicum virgatum strain AP13 chromosome 6N, P.virgatum_v5, whole genome shotgun sequence genomic window:
- the LOC120678489 gene encoding ACT domain-containing protein ACR6-like isoform X2 gives MLRCGETVAEEEEDDEYAKLVRWMNPPRVVIDNDSCDNATVIRVDRVKKHGILLEAVQVLVDLNLVITKAYISSDGNWFMDVFNVTDQYGSKLQNREVIDHIQKCLESEDYLKLPAIGPTDGAAPPEDESTSIELTGTDRPGLLSEVCAVLASLSCNIVKAEVWTHNRRAAAVIQITDEASGLAIHDAARLSKVQELLCNVMQGDGASSRGSTRTGVTLGTARAERRLHKLMLDDGGGGEEAVGGEDRRGMARPKAAAKVAVMDCAERRYTVVILRCRDRPKLLFDTLCALTDLQYVVFHGTVDAERRSREAYQEYYVRHVDGHPARSDAERSRLVRCLEAAVERRASDGLELEVRTEDRVGLLSEVTRVFRENSLSIIRAAIATRDGRAEDTFYVSDAYGNPVDGRTMDAVGGQLGDAVLRVKRRGGDAPVAEGGAVSVLGSLLKGSFQGLRLIRSYS, from the exons AtgctgaggtgcggggagacggtggccgaggaggaggaggacgacgagtaCGCCAAGTTGGTCCGGTGGATGAACCCGCCGAG AGTTGTGATAGACAATGACTCGTGCGACAACGCAACCGTCATCCGG GTTGATAGGGTCAAGAAGCATGGCATTTTACTGGAAGCAGTTCAAGTCCTTGTCGATCTCAACCTTGTCATCACCAAGGCGTACATTTCTTCGGATGGCAACTGGTTCATGGATG TGTTCAATGTGACCGATCAGTACGGGAGTAAGCTTCAGAATAGGGAGGTCATTGACCATATTCAGAAA TGCCTGGAATCAGAAGACTACCTCAAGTTGCCGGCGATCGGGCCGACGGACGGAGCTGCGCCACCAGAAGACGAGTCCACCTCTATCGAGCTGACCGGCACCGATCGGCCTGGCCTCCTGTCCGAGGTGTGCGCCGTGCTCGCCTCCCTGAGCTGCAACATCGTCAAGGCCGAGGTGTGGACGCACAacaggcgcgccgccgcggtgatCCAGATCACTGACGAGGCCTCCGGGCTCGCCATCCACGACGCGGCCCGGCTGTCCAAGGTGCAGGAGCTTCTCTGCAACGTGATGCAGGGCGACGGCGCGAGCAGCCGCGGCAGCACGCGCACGGGCGTGACATTGGGCACGGCGCGCGCGGAGAGGCGCCTGCATAAACTGAtgctcgacgacggcggcggtggtgaggAAGCTGTCGGCGGCGAGGATCGCCGCGGCATGGCGAGGCCCAAGGCCGCGGCCAAGGTCGCGGTGATGGACTGCGCGGAGAGGCGGTACACGGTGGTGATCCTGCGGTGCAGGGACCGGCCGAAGCTGCTGTTCGACACGCTGTGCGCGCTCACGGACCTGCAGTACGTCGTGTTCCACGGCACCGTCGACGCcgagcggcggagcagggaggCCTACCAA GAGTACTACGTACGGCACGTCGACGGCCACCCGGCGCGCTCCGACGCCGAGCGGAGCCGCCTCGTCCGCTGCCTCGAGGCTGCCGTCGAGCGGCGCGCGTCCGAC gggctggagctggaggtgaGGACGGAGGACAGGGTGGGGCTCCTGTCGGAGGTCACGCGCGTGTTCCGGGAGAACAGCCTCTCCATCATCCGCGCGGCGATCGCGACCAGGGACGGCAGGGCGGAGGACACGTTCTACGTGTCGGACGCGTACGGCAACCCCGTCGACGGCCGGACCATGGACGCGGTGGGCGGGCAGCTCGGGGACGCCGTGCTGCGGGTgaagcgccgcggcggcgacgcgccggTGGCTGAGGGCGGCGCCGTGTCCGTCCTGGGCAGCCTGCTCAAGGGCTCCTTCCAGGGGCTCAGGCTGATCAGGTCCTACTCGTAA
- the LOC120678489 gene encoding ACT domain-containing protein ACR6-like isoform X1 yields the protein MLRCGETVAEEEEDDEYAKLVRWMNPPRVVIDNDSCDNATVIRVDRVKKHGILLEAVQVLVDLNLVITKAYISSDGNWFMDVFNVTDQYGSKLQNREVIDHIQKQCLESEDYLKLPAIGPTDGAAPPEDESTSIELTGTDRPGLLSEVCAVLASLSCNIVKAEVWTHNRRAAAVIQITDEASGLAIHDAARLSKVQELLCNVMQGDGASSRGSTRTGVTLGTARAERRLHKLMLDDGGGGEEAVGGEDRRGMARPKAAAKVAVMDCAERRYTVVILRCRDRPKLLFDTLCALTDLQYVVFHGTVDAERRSREAYQEYYVRHVDGHPARSDAERSRLVRCLEAAVERRASDGLELEVRTEDRVGLLSEVTRVFRENSLSIIRAAIATRDGRAEDTFYVSDAYGNPVDGRTMDAVGGQLGDAVLRVKRRGGDAPVAEGGAVSVLGSLLKGSFQGLRLIRSYS from the exons AtgctgaggtgcggggagacggtggccgaggaggaggaggacgacgagtaCGCCAAGTTGGTCCGGTGGATGAACCCGCCGAG AGTTGTGATAGACAATGACTCGTGCGACAACGCAACCGTCATCCGG GTTGATAGGGTCAAGAAGCATGGCATTTTACTGGAAGCAGTTCAAGTCCTTGTCGATCTCAACCTTGTCATCACCAAGGCGTACATTTCTTCGGATGGCAACTGGTTCATGGATG TGTTCAATGTGACCGATCAGTACGGGAGTAAGCTTCAGAATAGGGAGGTCATTGACCATATTCAGAAA CAGTGCCTGGAATCAGAAGACTACCTCAAGTTGCCGGCGATCGGGCCGACGGACGGAGCTGCGCCACCAGAAGACGAGTCCACCTCTATCGAGCTGACCGGCACCGATCGGCCTGGCCTCCTGTCCGAGGTGTGCGCCGTGCTCGCCTCCCTGAGCTGCAACATCGTCAAGGCCGAGGTGTGGACGCACAacaggcgcgccgccgcggtgatCCAGATCACTGACGAGGCCTCCGGGCTCGCCATCCACGACGCGGCCCGGCTGTCCAAGGTGCAGGAGCTTCTCTGCAACGTGATGCAGGGCGACGGCGCGAGCAGCCGCGGCAGCACGCGCACGGGCGTGACATTGGGCACGGCGCGCGCGGAGAGGCGCCTGCATAAACTGAtgctcgacgacggcggcggtggtgaggAAGCTGTCGGCGGCGAGGATCGCCGCGGCATGGCGAGGCCCAAGGCCGCGGCCAAGGTCGCGGTGATGGACTGCGCGGAGAGGCGGTACACGGTGGTGATCCTGCGGTGCAGGGACCGGCCGAAGCTGCTGTTCGACACGCTGTGCGCGCTCACGGACCTGCAGTACGTCGTGTTCCACGGCACCGTCGACGCcgagcggcggagcagggaggCCTACCAA GAGTACTACGTACGGCACGTCGACGGCCACCCGGCGCGCTCCGACGCCGAGCGGAGCCGCCTCGTCCGCTGCCTCGAGGCTGCCGTCGAGCGGCGCGCGTCCGAC gggctggagctggaggtgaGGACGGAGGACAGGGTGGGGCTCCTGTCGGAGGTCACGCGCGTGTTCCGGGAGAACAGCCTCTCCATCATCCGCGCGGCGATCGCGACCAGGGACGGCAGGGCGGAGGACACGTTCTACGTGTCGGACGCGTACGGCAACCCCGTCGACGGCCGGACCATGGACGCGGTGGGCGGGCAGCTCGGGGACGCCGTGCTGCGGGTgaagcgccgcggcggcgacgcgccggTGGCTGAGGGCGGCGCCGTGTCCGTCCTGGGCAGCCTGCTCAAGGGCTCCTTCCAGGGGCTCAGGCTGATCAGGTCCTACTCGTAA
- the LOC120678489 gene encoding ACT domain-containing protein ACR6-like isoform X3 → MSCSVFNVTDQYGSKLQNREVIDHIQKQCLESEDYLKLPAIGPTDGAAPPEDESTSIELTGTDRPGLLSEVCAVLASLSCNIVKAEVWTHNRRAAAVIQITDEASGLAIHDAARLSKVQELLCNVMQGDGASSRGSTRTGVTLGTARAERRLHKLMLDDGGGGEEAVGGEDRRGMARPKAAAKVAVMDCAERRYTVVILRCRDRPKLLFDTLCALTDLQYVVFHGTVDAERRSREAYQEYYVRHVDGHPARSDAERSRLVRCLEAAVERRASDGLELEVRTEDRVGLLSEVTRVFRENSLSIIRAAIATRDGRAEDTFYVSDAYGNPVDGRTMDAVGGQLGDAVLRVKRRGGDAPVAEGGAVSVLGSLLKGSFQGLRLIRSYS, encoded by the exons ATGTCGTGTTCAGTGTTCAATGTGACCGATCAGTACGGGAGTAAGCTTCAGAATAGGGAGGTCATTGACCATATTCAGAAA CAGTGCCTGGAATCAGAAGACTACCTCAAGTTGCCGGCGATCGGGCCGACGGACGGAGCTGCGCCACCAGAAGACGAGTCCACCTCTATCGAGCTGACCGGCACCGATCGGCCTGGCCTCCTGTCCGAGGTGTGCGCCGTGCTCGCCTCCCTGAGCTGCAACATCGTCAAGGCCGAGGTGTGGACGCACAacaggcgcgccgccgcggtgatCCAGATCACTGACGAGGCCTCCGGGCTCGCCATCCACGACGCGGCCCGGCTGTCCAAGGTGCAGGAGCTTCTCTGCAACGTGATGCAGGGCGACGGCGCGAGCAGCCGCGGCAGCACGCGCACGGGCGTGACATTGGGCACGGCGCGCGCGGAGAGGCGCCTGCATAAACTGAtgctcgacgacggcggcggtggtgaggAAGCTGTCGGCGGCGAGGATCGCCGCGGCATGGCGAGGCCCAAGGCCGCGGCCAAGGTCGCGGTGATGGACTGCGCGGAGAGGCGGTACACGGTGGTGATCCTGCGGTGCAGGGACCGGCCGAAGCTGCTGTTCGACACGCTGTGCGCGCTCACGGACCTGCAGTACGTCGTGTTCCACGGCACCGTCGACGCcgagcggcggagcagggaggCCTACCAA GAGTACTACGTACGGCACGTCGACGGCCACCCGGCGCGCTCCGACGCCGAGCGGAGCCGCCTCGTCCGCTGCCTCGAGGCTGCCGTCGAGCGGCGCGCGTCCGAC gggctggagctggaggtgaGGACGGAGGACAGGGTGGGGCTCCTGTCGGAGGTCACGCGCGTGTTCCGGGAGAACAGCCTCTCCATCATCCGCGCGGCGATCGCGACCAGGGACGGCAGGGCGGAGGACACGTTCTACGTGTCGGACGCGTACGGCAACCCCGTCGACGGCCGGACCATGGACGCGGTGGGCGGGCAGCTCGGGGACGCCGTGCTGCGGGTgaagcgccgcggcggcgacgcgccggTGGCTGAGGGCGGCGCCGTGTCCGTCCTGGGCAGCCTGCTCAAGGGCTCCTTCCAGGGGCTCAGGCTGATCAGGTCCTACTCGTAA
- the LOC120678490 gene encoding 60S ribosomal protein L7a-2-like isoform X1 gives MAPKRGGKAPVPAKKKTVVTNPLFEKRPKQFGIGGALPPKKDLHRFVKWPKVVRIQRQRRILKQRLKVPPALNQFTRTLDKNLATNLFKMLLKYRPEDKAAKKERLLKRAQAENEGKTVEAKKPIVVKYGLNHVTYLIEQVSTSIWFFLVVAEFCLSPQNYVFYNFFSFLQSKAQLVVIAHDVDPIELVVWLPALCRKMEVPYCIVKGKARLGSIVHKKTASVLCLTTVKNEDKLEFSKILEAIKANFNDKFDEVRKKWGGGIMGSKSQAKTKAREKLLAKEAAQRMT, from the exons ATG GCCCCGAAGAGAGGAGGCAAGGCGCCGGTTCCCGCCAAGAAGAAGACG GTGGTGACGAATCCGTTGTTCGAGAAGAGGCCGAAGCAGTTCGGGATCGGCGGCGCGCTGCCGCCCAAGAAGGACCTCCACCGCTTCGTCAAGTGGCCCAAGGTCGTGCGCATCCAGCGCCAGCGCCGCATCCTCAAGCAGCGCCTTAAGGTGCCCCCGGCGCTCAACCAGTTCACCCGTACCCTCGACAAGAACCTTG CAACAAACTTGTTCAAGATGCTTCTGAAGTACCGCCCTGAGGACAAAGCCGCCAAGAAGGAGAGGCTTTTGAAGAGAGCCCAGGCTGAAAATGAAGGGAAAACTGTTGAGGCAAAGAAACCAATTGTTGTGAAGTATGGCCTCAACCATGTGACATACCTCATCGAGCAGGTATCGACATCAATTTGGTTCTTCTTAGTGGTAGCAGAGTTTTGCCTTTCACCACAAAATTAtgttttttacaattttttttcctttttgcagaGCAAGGCCCAGCTGGTTGTCATAGCTCATGATGTTGATCCGATTGAGCTGGTTGTGTGGCTCCCAGCCCTTTGCAGGAAAATGGAGGTTCCATACTGCATTGTTAAGGGAAAAGCACGCCTTGGATCG ATCGTTCACAAGAAGACCGCATCTGTTCTTTGCCTGACCACTGTCAAGAATGAGGACAAACTTGAGTTCAGCAAGATCCTGGAGGCTATTAAG GCCAACTTCAACGACAAGTTTGACGAGGTCAGGAAGAAGTGGGGTGGTGGTATCATGGGCTCCAAATCGCAGGCTAAAACCAAGGCCAGGGAAAAGCTGCTCGCTAAGGAGGCTGCTCAGCGGATGACCTAA
- the LOC120678490 gene encoding 60S ribosomal protein L7a-2-like isoform X2, with product MAPKRGGKAPVPAKKKTVVTNPLFEKRPKQFGIGGALPPKKDLHRFVKWPKVVRIQRQRRILKQRLKVPPALNQFTRTLDKNLATNLFKMLLKYRPEDKAAKKERLLKRAQAENEGKTVEAKKPIVVKYGLNHVTYLIEQSKAQLVVIAHDVDPIELVVWLPALCRKMEVPYCIVKGKARLGSIVHKKTASVLCLTTVKNEDKLEFSKILEAIKANFNDKFDEVRKKWGGGIMGSKSQAKTKAREKLLAKEAAQRMT from the exons ATG GCCCCGAAGAGAGGAGGCAAGGCGCCGGTTCCCGCCAAGAAGAAGACG GTGGTGACGAATCCGTTGTTCGAGAAGAGGCCGAAGCAGTTCGGGATCGGCGGCGCGCTGCCGCCCAAGAAGGACCTCCACCGCTTCGTCAAGTGGCCCAAGGTCGTGCGCATCCAGCGCCAGCGCCGCATCCTCAAGCAGCGCCTTAAGGTGCCCCCGGCGCTCAACCAGTTCACCCGTACCCTCGACAAGAACCTTG CAACAAACTTGTTCAAGATGCTTCTGAAGTACCGCCCTGAGGACAAAGCCGCCAAGAAGGAGAGGCTTTTGAAGAGAGCCCAGGCTGAAAATGAAGGGAAAACTGTTGAGGCAAAGAAACCAATTGTTGTGAAGTATGGCCTCAACCATGTGACATACCTCATCGAGCAG aGCAAGGCCCAGCTGGTTGTCATAGCTCATGATGTTGATCCGATTGAGCTGGTTGTGTGGCTCCCAGCCCTTTGCAGGAAAATGGAGGTTCCATACTGCATTGTTAAGGGAAAAGCACGCCTTGGATCG ATCGTTCACAAGAAGACCGCATCTGTTCTTTGCCTGACCACTGTCAAGAATGAGGACAAACTTGAGTTCAGCAAGATCCTGGAGGCTATTAAG GCCAACTTCAACGACAAGTTTGACGAGGTCAGGAAGAAGTGGGGTGGTGGTATCATGGGCTCCAAATCGCAGGCTAAAACCAAGGCCAGGGAAAAGCTGCTCGCTAAGGAGGCTGCTCAGCGGATGACCTAA
- the LOC120679048 gene encoding uncharacterized protein LOC120679048 has translation MQIPADQVQTSAATTATGHRLRGRQAVYLDATPPQSQQQPKADAPPPPSTAAAALPLPSQGVNMSASALKDLNISQSADLEKGKDNSVKSCISKPVLNGSKRASKEENAPSACPDVGTNGNEAGNADVEYIDSENLVDLPDVDATLSTLVKRLDSKDWVMTCEALNNVRQLAMYHKERLQELLEPLVPLIVKSVKNPRSAVCKTALMTCSDIFKAYGDLIVDSIDPLLVQLFLKASQDKRFVCEAAEAALISMTSWISPSVLLPRMQPYLKNRNPRIRAKASVCFSKSVPRLDVEGIKEYGMDKLIQIAATQLSDQLPESREAARNLALELQVFYEKSQASTSGENEGEPSVAPEAESWEAFCQSKLSALSAQAILRVTSTTPKEGVAAGVTSAPKEGVAVGC, from the exons ATGCAAATTCCGGCAGACCAAGTCCAGACTAgcgcagcaacaacagcaacgggACACCGTCTCCGCGGCAGGCAGGCAGTATATCTCGACGCCACCCCGCCCCAGTCGCAGCAGCAGCCCAAAGCcgacgcaccgccgccgccttccaccgccgccgcggcgctcccGCTCCCGTCCCAG GGTGTGAATATGTCAGCGAGCGCTCTGAAAGATCTCAATATTTCTCAATCAGCGGACCTGGAGAAAGGAAAGGACAATTCTGTGAAATCCTGCATCAGCAAGCCTGTTTTGAATGGCAGCAAACGTGCCAGCAAGGAAGAAAATGCTCCATCTGCTTGCCCTGATGTTGGGACTAATGGAAATGAGGCTGGAAATGCAGATGTAGAGTACATTGATTCTGAGAATCTAGTAGAtctcccagatgttgatgcaacccTCAGT ACCTTAGTTAAAAGGTTGGATTCTAAGGACTGGGTTATGACATGTGAAGCTCTCAACAATGTTCGTCAATTGGCGATGTATCACAAGGAAAGATTGCAGGAGCTGCT GGAACCTCTAGTTCCTCTTATTGTGAAATCTGTGAAGAATCCAAGAAGTGCTGTCTGCAAAACAGCACTAATGACTTGTTCTGACATCTTTAAGGCCTACGGTGACCTGATTGTCGACTCAATTGATCCACTG CTAGTACAGTTGTTTCTAAAAGCTTCACAAGATAAACGTTTTGTCTGTGAAGCTGCTGAGGCAGCCCTTATATCAATGACAAGTTGGATCTCCCCTTCAGTATTGTTACCGAGAATGCAGCCCTACCTCAAGAACAGGAATCCACGTATTCGGGCAAAAGCGTCGGTGTGTTTCAGCAAGAGTGTACCTCGCCTT GATGTGGAGGGAATCAAAGAGTATGGAATGGATAAGCTCATCCAGATTGCAGCAACCCAACTTAGTGACCAGCTTCCAGAATCAAGGGAAGCTGCTCGCAACCTGGCACTGGAACTACAAGTTTTCTATGAGAAGTCTCAGGCCTCGACTTCTGGTGAAAATGAAGGCGAACCTTCTGTCGCACCCGAAGCTGAATCATGGGAAGCTTTCTGCCAGTCCAAGCTTTCTGCCTTAAGCGCGCAAGCCATCCTCCGTGTCACCTCTACTACTCCAAAAGAGGGTGTTGCTGCAGGTGTCACGTCTGCTCCAAAAGAAGGTGTGGCTGTGGGTTGCTAG